The proteins below come from a single Chrysoperla carnea chromosome 1, inChrCarn1.1, whole genome shotgun sequence genomic window:
- the LOC123300608 gene encoding uncharacterized protein LOC123300608 — MVEQTANEISNLVFLKDLTLIGNPIVKNLKYRDRLIVKSNQLKTIDDKEVRENTRVFLKNFEKGKLNNLKPDGKYEIPLPEELSKIPLGLKTELKKSLHNIAAGRNLSTAVTVSETRKPAEMNPDNNITATGEFYVPWNKLPKTVGVSANSAKRQNNSPITRTVHTLQA; from the exons ATGGTtg AACAAACTGCAAATGAAATTAGCAACTTAGTATTCTTAAAAGATTTAACATTAATTGGAAATCCAAttgttaaaaacttaaaatacagAGATCGATTAATTGTCAAATCAAATCAACTCA aaacAATCGATGATAAAGAAGTTCGTGAGAATACtagagtatttttaaaaaatttcgaaaaaggaaaattgaataatttgaaaCCTGATGGTAAATACGAAATACCATTACCAGAggaattatcgaaaataccgtTAGGACTAAaaactgaactaaaaaaatCTTTGCATAACATAGCCGCTGGAAGGAATTTATCAACGGCTGTAACCGTTTCTGAAACACGAAAACCGGCAGAAATGAATCctgataataatataacagcTACTGGAGAATTTTATGTACCCTGGAATAAAT taCCAAAAACTGTTGGAGTAAGTGCTAATAGTGCTAAACGTCAAAATAACTCACCCATTACACGTACTGTTCACACATTGCAAGCATAA
- the LOC123305370 gene encoding uncharacterized protein LOC123305370, producing the protein MAPKNKVKCRASKRLKLKNKLNKISESNSETKSRSKQEPVFLRKSHIKKAIKFLNQTETRKRYQIDEGKRRASKCKLPIYQLQQNDNVYDSLSSMSYLNISRHMRTCILNHDWNNLTKLLILFFDAKKQNPIKYRNAFINLLNNPDAIRHNYLDEFLQMFVCCRTEEEKITFMNKLLSIESNELIKNEKNLDSMEIEL; encoded by the exons ATGGCGCCAAAGAATAAAGTGAAATGTAGAGCTagtaaaagattaaaattaaaaaataaattgaataaaatttcggAATCAAATAGTGAAACGAAAAGTCGTTCAAAGCAAGAACctgtatttttaagaaaatctcaTATT aaaaaagcaataaaattcttaaatcaAACAGAAACCAGGAAACGTTACCAAATAGATGAAGGGAAACGACGTGCCAGTAAATGTAAATTACCAATTTATCAGCTTCAACAAAATGATAACGTTTATGATTCTTTAAGTTCCatgtcatatttaaatatttcacggcATATGAGAACTTGTATATTAAATCATGATTGGaataatttaactaaattattaattttattttttgatgctAAAAAACAAAATCCTATTAAATATAGA aacgcattcattaatttattaaataatcctGATGCTATTCGACATAACTACTTAGatgaatttcttcaaatgtttgtATGTTGTCGCAccgaagaagaaaaaattacGTTTATGAATAAGTTATTAAGTATAGAATCgaacgaattaattaaaaatgaaaagaatttgGATAGCATGGAAATTGAATTGTAG
- the LOC123305378 gene encoding 40S ribosomal protein S20, with protein MASLKETNPEKPGHESAPIHRIRITLTSRNVRSLEKVCADLISGSKKQKLRVKGPVRMPTKTLRITTRKTPCGEGSKTWDRFQMRIHKRVIDLHSPSEIVKQITSISIEPGVEVEVTIADS; from the exons atg GCTTCATTAAAAGAAACAAATCCAGAGAAACCCGGACACGAGTCTGCTCCAATTCATCGAATTCGTATTACATTGACATCACGTAATGTACGATCATTGGAAAAAGTGTGTGCCGATTTAATATCTGGATCAAAGAAACAAAAGCTACGTGTTAAGGGACCAGTACGTATGCCAACAAAAACTCTACGTATTACAACACGTAAAACACCTTGTGGTGAAGGTTCAAAAACATGGGATCGATTCCAAATGCGTATCCATAAACGTGTAATTGATTTACATTCaccatctgaaattgttaaacaaattACATCAATTTCAATTGAACCAGGTGTAGAAGTTGAAGTAACAATCGCTGATTCTTAA
- the LOC123305363 gene encoding 39S ribosomal protein L39, mitochondrial — protein sequence MFRTFNYRSQPVLKIVVRNINVKIRRQNELFDLEKKRQIESVGRVEKIEVDYIGNPEQKVLTMNKDLSTPYNCAQHLGQSVINTAALALVDNQPWDMHRPLKKDCQIDFLHFESREPYILNKAFWRSCSFLLGAMATIAFKDNINLLLHSFPSPQVRSGSFVYDIDLGLEHWKPTPEELRVLSAEFIQFCSAEHKFERLDVGQEIAEEIFKCNKYKSAQIPDIAEQNEGKVTLYRVGHHIDISRGPMISNTNFVGRCSVASVHKILPNETLYRFQGVALPKTLILNHFAYRILEDRAKKLNQGRLPTETTQSIDENRRTVLA from the exons atgttCCGAACCTTTAACTACCGTTCACAGCCTGTTTTAAAAA ttGTTGTAAGaaacataaatgtaaaaattcgtcgtcaaaatgaattatttgactTGGAGAAAAAACGTCAAATAGAATCAGTTGGgcgagttgaaaaaattgaagttgaCTACATTGGAAATCCCgaacaaaaagttttaactaTGAATAAAGATTTATCGACACCGTATAATTGTGCACAAC atttgggCCAGTCTGTAATAAATACAGCTGCTCTAGCGTTAGTGGATAATCAACCTTGGGATATGCACCGACCTTTAAAGAAAGATTGTCAAATAGATTTTCTACATTTTGAGTCACGTGAACCATATATCTTGAACAAAGCTTTCTGGCGCTCTTGTAGTTTCTTGTTAGGGGCTATGGCAACAATTGCTTTTAAagataacattaatttattgttacatAGTTTTCCGAGTCCGCAAGTACGTTCTGGGAGTTTTGTTTACGATATTGATTTAGGATTAGAACATTGGAAACCTACACCAGAAGAGCTACGTGTTCTATCGGCAGAATTTATACAGTTTTGTTCAGCTGAACATAAATTTGAACGATTGGATGTTGGACAAGAAATCGctgaagaaatttttaagtgcaataaatataaatccGCACAAATTCCTGACATTGCTGAACAAAATGAag GTAAAGTGACTTTATATAGAGTTGGTCATCATATAGACATATCCCGAGGTCCAATgatatcaaatacaaattttgtgggTCGTTGTTCTGTTGCGTCAGTTCATAAAATATTACCAAACGAAACATTATATCGATTTCAAGGAGTAGCATTACCAAAAAcacttattttaaatcatttcgcGTACCGAATATTAGAAGATCGTGCTAAAAAATTG aATCAAGGTAGACTTCCAACTGAAACAACACAATCGATAGATGAAAATCGTCGCACAGTATTAgcttaa
- the LOC123305350 gene encoding digestive cysteine proteinase 1, with protein MFFKIFLYFALIIYCSAYKCQVTDPVWSKTYTVQGTILIPYAELVEPFCAWYDGVSKASRIDYYGGMVKTYQLAKENDYGVSIKIAPITTEEQLNSITCLQVNGTGENPITPQNVLPDLRGFTCVGEEIIDGIKTEKLQFKQEFGNKINKYTMWLRYKKNSDGGFTPIPVRYEMKGFNSLLGSHYDHYYLNYDYFDNSDIASEVFEVANNMTCVGFPGPGDKHIYTFNPMREFMLPHYEGHVDFEFDKFKSKHNRQYETKLEHEKRKEIFRQNLRFIHSKNRAQLGYSLGVNHLADHTELELKALRGKQYTSGYNGGNPFPYSELDIKKALVTILPDQLDWRLFGAVTPVKDQSICGSCWSFGTVGAIEGAYFLKNGGNLVRLSQQALIDCSWGYGNNGCDGGEDFRAYQWMLKHGGIPTEEEYGPYLGQDGYCHANNVSLVAKITGFVNVTTNNQDALRLAIAKHGPISVAIDASHKTFSFYSNGLYYEPKCKNGPDELDHAVLAVGYGVMNGQLYWLVKNSWSTYWGNDGYILMSAKNNNCGVMTDPTYVTM; from the exons atgtttttcaaaatatttttatatttcgctttaattatttatt gTAGTGCTTACAAGTGCCAAGTTACGGATCCAGTTTGGTCTAAAACGTATACTGTCCAGGGTACTATTTTAATTCCCTATGCCGAATTAGTAGAACCATTTTGTGCATG GTATGATGGGGTGTCCAAAGCATCACGAATTGATTACTATGGTGGTATGGTAAAAACATACCAACTAGCCAAGGAAAATGATTATGGAGTATCAATAAAAATAGCTCCAATCACCACCGAAGaacaattaaattcaataacatGTTTACAAGTGAATGGTACTGGTGAAAATCCAATAAcaccacaaaatgttttaccggATTTACGTGGTTTCACATGTGTGGGTGAAGAAATTATTGATGgtattaaaacagaaaaattacaattcaaaCAAGAATTtggtaacaaaattaataaatacacaatgTGGTTACGATACAAGAAAAATAGTGATGGTGGCTTTACCCCAATCCCTGTACGATATGAAATGAAGGGATTTAACTCGCTGTTGGGATCGCATTATgatcattattatttgaattatgattattttgataatagtGATATTGCATCTGAAGTATTTGAAGTTGCAAata atatgacATGCGTTGGATTCCCAGGGCCTGGAGATAAACATATTTACACATTCAATCCAATGCGTGAATTTATGTTACCACATTACGAAGGTCACGTagattttgaatttgataaatttaaatcaaaacataatcgacaatatgaaacaaaattagaACATGAAAAACGTAAagaaatatttagacaaaatttacGTTTTATACATTCCAAAAATCGTGCTCAATTAGGTTACTCATTAGGCGTAAATCATTTAGCTGATCATACCGAATTAGAATTAAAAGCTTTACGTGGTAAACAATATACTAGTGGATATAATGGTGGTAATCCGTTCCCATATAGTGAACTTgatataaaaaaagctcttgTAACTATATTACCTGATCAATTAGATTGGAGATTATTTGGTGCTGTTACTCCTGTTAAAG atCAATCAATCTGTGGTTCTTGTTGGTCCTTTGGTACAGTTGGTGCCATTGAAGGTGCTTACTTCTTGAAAAATGGTGGAAATTTAGTTCGATTGTCTCAACAAGCTTTAATCGATTGTTCATGGGG ttatgGAAATAATGGCTGTGATGGTGGTGAAGATTTTCGAGCTTACCAATGGATGTTAAAACACGGCGGCATTCCAACAGAGGAAGAATATGGACCATACTTAGGGCAAGATGGTTATTGCCACGCAAATAACGTATCTTTAGTTGCTAAAATCACTGGTTTTGTTAATGTTACAACTAATAATCAAGATGCGTTACGTTTAGCTATTGCTAAACATGGTCCAATTTCTGTTGCAATTGATGCATCACATAAAACTTTCAGTTTCTATTCTAATGGATTATACTATGAAccaaaatg TAAAAATGGTCCTGATGAATTAGATCATGCTGTTTTGGCAGTGGGCTATGGTGTAATGAACGGTCAATTATATTGGTTGGTTAAAAACAGTTGGAGTACTTATTGGGGTAATGATGGATACATTTTAATGTCGGCAAAGAATAATAATTGTGGTGTTATGACTGATCCAACATATGTTACTATGTaa